A genomic window from Lotus japonicus ecotype B-129 chromosome 1, LjGifu_v1.2 includes:
- the LOC130731165 gene encoding ATP-dependent Clp protease proteolytic subunit-related protein 3, chloroplastic has product MMATYLRVPAVPTSIPTSSSSSNSQQSLPSRRRCRNLRSFCSVNATRAKIPTPHLNPNDPFLSKLASVAASSPEMLLNRPVNSDTPPYLDIFDSPTLMATPAQVERSVSYNEHRPRRPPPDLPSLLLHGRIVYIGMPLVPAVTELIVAELMYLQWMDPKEPIYIYINSTGTTRDDGETVGMETEGFAIYDAMMQLKNEIHTVAVGAAIGQACLLLAAGTQGKRFMMPHAKAMIQQPRIPSSGLMPASDVLIRAKEVIINRDTLVKLLSKHTGNAEETVANVMKRPYYMDSTRAKEFGVIDKILWRGQEKVMADVAAPEEWDKGAGIKVVDGF; this is encoded by the exons ATGATGGCTACGTATTTGCGAGTACCCGCAGTTCCCACTTCGATTcccacttcatcttcttcctcaaactCTCAACAATCCCTTCCTTCCAGAAGAAGATGCAGAAATCTCAGGTCATTTTGCTCCGTTAACGCTACAAGAGCCAAAATTCCCACACCCCATCTCAACCCTAATGACCCCTTTCTCTCCAAGCTCGCTTCCGTCGCCGCCTCTTCCCCCGAAATGCTCCTCAACCGCCCCGTCAACTCCGATACCCCTCCTTATCTCGATATCTTCGATTCGCCAACTCTCATGGCTACTCCCGCTCAA GTGGAGAGGTCTGTTTCATACAACGAACACCGGCCCAGAAGGCCACCGCCTGACCTGCCTTCCCTGCTTCTCCATGGTAGAATTGTTTACATTGGAATGCCT TTGGTGCCGGCTGTTACAGAGCTTATTGTTGCAGAGTTGATGTACCTGCAGTGGATGGATCCTAAAGAACCGATATATATTTACATAAATTCCACTGGGACTACACGAGATGATGGAGAAACG GTAGGGATGGAGACAGAAGGTTTTGCCATCTATGATGCAATGATGCAGTTAAAAAATGAG ATACACACAGTGGCAGTTGGAGCTGCTATAGGTCAAGCCTGTCTGTTACTTGCAGCAGGGACTCAGGGTAAACGCTTTATGATGCCACATGCAAAAG CCATGATTCAGCAGCCCCGTATTCCATCATCTGGGTTAATGCCTGCGAGTGATGTTCTTATTCGTGCAAAGGAG GTGATAATAAACAGGGACACTCTGGTTAAGCTACTTTCCAAACACACAGGAAAT GCAGAGGAAACAGTAGCTAACGTGATGAAGAGACCGTATTATATGGATTCAACAAGGGCTAAGGAATTTGGGGTCATTGACAAA ATTCTTTGGCGTGGCCAGGAGAAAGTTATGGCTGATGTTGCTGCTCCAGAGGAATGGGACAAGGGTGCTGGCATTAAAGTTGTGGATGGATTTTAG